The Papaver somniferum cultivar HN1 chromosome 3, ASM357369v1, whole genome shotgun sequence genome includes a region encoding these proteins:
- the LOC113359851 gene encoding uncharacterized protein LOC113359851, producing the protein MASDEKLCLREFPKSLKGTTFTWYDNLKAESIDSWMTMISLFLGKFYSDKRKITLIDLSKNGHRTDEEVEKYITRFRRLTLDFREDVSEEELVEIYVRGMVQSFKGSLINLRFQNFVELEEASERIANCIEELSANPNWRYTVSTTSAIPYNPRPNINESVNRQQMSDPPQKRSRWARKDSRPPPSPLPYGREQTIGLLNQWVARGEVQLPPTVVDNNKMNKDALRYCHYHRRMGHPTIECLAIRSIFERKRESGEFETTRKMIESDSFPRH; encoded by the coding sequence ATGGCCTCTGACGAAAAGCTATGTCTAAGGGAGTTCCCCAAGTCTTTGAAAGGAACGACATTTACTTGGTATGATAACTTGAAGGCGGAAAGCATAGACTCTTGGATGACCATGATCTCGTTGTTCCTAGGAAAGTTCTACTCCGATAAGCGGAAGATTACGTTAATAGACTTAAGTAAAAATGGTCATAGGACGGACGAGGAAGTAGAAAAATATATCACGAGGTTCCGAAGGTTGACATTGGATTTCCGTGAGGATGTCAGCGAGGAGGAGCTCGTAGAAATATACGTACGAGGAATGGTGCAATCCTTTAAAGGAAGTTTGATCAATCTCAGATTCCAGAATTTTGTTGAACTGGAAGAAGCATCCGAAAGAATTGCCAACTGCATAGAAGAGTTATCCGCAAATCCCAACTGGCGCTACACGGTAAGTACCACATCTGCAATCCCCTATAACCCGAGGCCTAACATTAATGAAAGTGTAAACCGACAACAAATGAGTGACCCTCCCCAAAAAAGAAGCAGATGGGCCAGAAAAGATTCAAGACCTCCTCCTTCTCCGTTGCCATATGGGAGGGAACAAACAATTGGGCTCCTGAATCAATGGGTCGCCAGAGGTGAGGTCCAACTACCCCCAACAGTGGTAGATAACAACAAAATGAATAAAGATGCTCTAAGATACTGTCATTATCATAGGAGGATGGGGCACCCAACCATAGAGTGTCTCGCAATAAGGAGTATATTCGAACGAAAACGTGAATCCGGGGAGTTTGAAACGACGAGGAAGATGATCGAAAGCGACTCCTTCCCGCGTCATTAA
- the LOC113357065 gene encoding protein RER1A-like, with amino-acid sequence MEGGEGDGASSAMAPLAKWRHDFSMAFQYYLDRSTPHPVQRWIGTLVAALIYILRVYYVQGFYIISYGLGIYLLNLLIGFLSPKVDPELEVMDGPSLPTKGSDEFKPFIRRLPEFKFWYSFTKAFSVAFLMTFFSVFDVPVFWPILLCYWIVLFVLTMKRQILHMIKYKYIPFDFGKQKYSGKNKSSGASSSRLSPD; translated from the exons ATGGAGGGAGGAGAGGGTGATGGTGCATCATCAGCTATGGCACCATTGGCAAAGTGGAGACACGATTTCTCAATGGCTTTTCAGTATTACTTGGATAGATCAACTCCTCATCCAGTTCAAAGATGGATTGGAACTTTAGTTGCTGCGCTGATTTACATCCTACGTGTTTATTATGTTCAAGGGTTTTATATCATCTCTTATGGTTTGGGCATTTATCTTTTGAATCTATTGATTGGTTTTCTGTCACCGAAGGTTGATCCAGAACTCGAGGTAATGGATGGTCCCTCATTGCCTACAAAAGGTTCTGATGAATTCAAACCTTTCATTCGTCGACTTCCCGAGTTTAAGTTCTG GTATTCCTTCACAAAGGCATTCTCTGTGGCATTTCTCATGACATTTTTCTCTGTGTTTGATGTACCCGTATTCTGGCCCATATTACTTTGCTACTGGATCGTCTTATTTGTTCTTACAATGAAACGTCAGATCTTACACATGATCAAATACAAATACATTCCATTCGACTTTGGAAAGCAG AAATACTCGGGGAAAAACAAATCTAGTGGTGCCAGTAGCAGTCGCTTATCACCAGACTGA